CCCGCCTTGAAAGCACGCACTGCCAGCGGCACGTCGGCATGGCCGCTGATAAAGATGACCGGCAGTTGCACCTGCCGTTGGCGCATGGCCTCCAGCACGTTGAGACCGCCCATGCCGGGCATACGAATATCCAGCAATACGCAGGCGTTGATGCTGGCGTCGCACTGCTCCAGAAAGCTTTGCCCGCTGGTAAAGGGGCGCGTTTCAATCCCCACTGAGTCGAGCAGCCAGACCAGTGAGTCGAGCATGCCCTGATCATCATCCACCACGTAAACGATCTGTGGTGTGGTTGTAGTGCTCATCGTCACTTTGGCTCCCAGGTTGTCAGTTCAACAGAAGGTATATCACGGCTTGTCTGTGAAGGTATTGTCGGCGTGAATGGCGGGCAGGCGGCATTCGAACACTAACCCGTCAGGGTGAGTCTGCGCCTCCAGTGTGCCACCGAAACCTTCCACCAGTGTTCGGCTGATGGACAGGCCAAGGCCAAGGCCATCGGCCTTACTGGTAAAGAATGGGGTGAAGATCTGTGCCAGACGTTCCTCGCTGAGTCCGGGGCCGTGATCAATGACCTGTACACAGACCCAGTTTTCCTGACAGCGATAGCTGCGCACGGTGACGTGAGAACCGTTGTGGCCATGGCGTTCGCGATTGGCATCGATGGCGTTGCGCAGCAGATTGATTAGTACCTGCTCCAGCAGCACCGGATCGACAAAGATGTCAGGCAGGGCGGTCTGAAGCTCTGTCAGCAGCTGCACCTGTTTTTCGTTGGCATCCCACTGACACAGCATCAGGGCATGGCTGATCACGCCGTTGGCATCCAGCTTTTGCAGGCGAGGCTGCCCTTTGCGCAGGAAAGCCCGCAGACGCTTGATGACCTCCGCAGCATGGTTGGCATGAAGGGTAATGCGGGTCAGGCCCTCTGCCACCTTCTCATGCACCTGATCCTGCTGCGGCAGACGTTTCAGATAGCGCAGGCTGGCTCCGGCGTAATTAACCACGGCAGCGAGTGGCTGGTTCATCTCATGGGCAATACCCGATGCCAGCTCCCCCATGGTGGTCAGGCGGCTGGCATGGGCCAGTTCTTCCTGATGGCGGCGCAGCTGGCTCTCGCGCAGCTCACGCTCCGTCATATCGCGTGCTACCAGCGAAAAGTAGCGCACGCCGTCCGCTGCCGTATGGGCCAGCAGCACCAGTGAGACTGGCAACGCCTGACGATGACGTGGGTGCAGATACATGTCGGTACGCCACACACCCTGCTCACGTGCCGTCAGCAACCCCTCCAGCAGGCGCTGGCGGCTGGCGTCATCGAGCAGACTGGCGAGCGTCGGGAGTGTCAGTGTGCTGTCGGTTTTCTGCTGCCCGGCCGGTGCCGGCGGCGCGTCTGCACACAGCGCCCGTCGTGCCGCCTGATTGATATAAGTTGGCTTGCCGCTGCTGTCGAGGAACAGGACCAGGTCGGTGGTGGCCTCGATAACGTCGGCCAGACGATGCCTTATCTCTTCCGCTTTGACGCGGGCAGTGACATCACGGCTGACGCTGACCACTTCGATGACCTCACCGGAGTATGCATCACGGATGGCGTGGCTGGCGGTTTCAAACCACAGGTAGTGCCCCTGACGATGCCCGATGCGATAGGTCATGGTATGCCGCCCGCTGATCTCCAGCTCTTCGCGTGCAGTGAACAGCCGGTGCCGGTCTTCGGGATGAAGTAAGTGTTTGGTTTGCATGCCACGCAGCTGTTCAGGCCAATAGCCAAGCAGCGTCCATGCAGCGGGCGATGCATCGAGGAAGGTGCCATCCGGAGAGTGGTGCGAAATCATGTCACTGGTGTTTTCAGTGATCAGGCGATAGAGCCTGCTTGCCTCAGCGGCTTCTTTTACGCTGCGTCGCTCATGGGTGGCATCACGTCCGCGCAGCAGTACCTGCTGGCTGACACGTTCAGGAATAAAACTCCACAGCAAAATGCGTTCACCGACCTGATGCTCAACGTCCTCAATTGCCCGTTGCTGACGCAGACTGGCGCTGACCAGT
This genomic interval from Pokkaliibacter sp. MBI-7 contains the following:
- a CDS encoding PAS domain S-box protein, yielding MLLYNDPQPGAVLDASAHPLQSNQALQHLLGELQVPLIQLLPFNVAALVSASLRQQRAIEDVEHQVGERILLWSFIPERVSQQVLLRGRDATHERRSVKEAAEASRLYRLITENTSDMISHHSPDGTFLDASPAAWTLLGYWPEQLRGMQTKHLLHPEDRHRLFTAREELEISGRHTMTYRIGHRQGHYLWFETASHAIRDAYSGEVIEVVSVSRDVTARVKAEEIRHRLADVIEATTDLVLFLDSSGKPTYINQAARRALCADAPPAPAGQQKTDSTLTLPTLASLLDDASRQRLLEGLLTAREQGVWRTDMYLHPRHRQALPVSLVLLAHTAADGVRYFSLVARDMTERELRESQLRRHQEELAHASRLTTMGELASGIAHEMNQPLAAVVNYAGASLRYLKRLPQQDQVHEKVAEGLTRITLHANHAAEVIKRLRAFLRKGQPRLQKLDANGVISHALMLCQWDANEKQVQLLTELQTALPDIFVDPVLLEQVLINLLRNAIDANRERHGHNGSHVTVRSYRCQENWVCVQVIDHGPGLSEERLAQIFTPFFTSKADGLGLGLSISRTLVEGFGGTLEAQTHPDGLVFECRLPAIHADNTFTDKP